One genomic segment of Polynucleobacter sp. MWH-UH2A includes these proteins:
- a CDS encoding lysophospholipid acyltransferase family protein translates to MQKLLLKIGLNIIAALPLAVVQVLGAFLGLLAYLGSKQYRSLFRPQYEAVVKARNLPFKLWEAVRASGMLFSDSLWIWRNPQKALELVEIQNWDLVEHAIQAGHGLVMLTPHLGGFEIIPRVLAKHFPATILYRPSRQEWLNEVVEEGRAYPNMHFVPTNLNGVRQMTRALTRGEAIGILPDQVPSGGEGVWVPFFGKPAYTTPLPARLANRNHTPVVMFTAKRKAIGRGWLMQATRLAPFNEDATIAAAELNTAIENAVLIAPEQFIWSYNRYKHPIGAELPPST, encoded by the coding sequence GTGCAAAAACTCCTATTAAAGATTGGTCTTAACATTATTGCTGCGCTACCCCTAGCAGTAGTGCAGGTATTGGGAGCTTTTTTGGGGCTTCTTGCCTATTTAGGATCAAAACAATATCGATCTTTATTTAGGCCCCAATATGAAGCTGTAGTTAAGGCACGCAATTTACCTTTCAAACTTTGGGAAGCCGTGCGCGCCTCCGGAATGCTTTTTTCAGATAGCTTATGGATTTGGCGAAACCCTCAAAAAGCACTCGAGCTGGTAGAAATTCAGAACTGGGATCTAGTAGAGCATGCAATTCAAGCAGGTCACGGCTTAGTCATGTTAACTCCACACCTTGGTGGCTTTGAAATTATTCCTAGAGTGTTGGCGAAACATTTCCCCGCAACTATTTTGTATCGACCATCACGACAAGAGTGGCTCAATGAAGTAGTAGAGGAAGGGCGCGCATATCCTAATATGCATTTTGTACCCACCAACCTCAATGGCGTAAGGCAAATGACGAGAGCGCTGACGCGTGGCGAGGCGATTGGCATTCTTCCCGATCAAGTACCTAGCGGCGGCGAAGGTGTATGGGTGCCTTTCTTTGGAAAACCGGCCTATACAACACCATTACCTGCCCGCCTGGCTAATCGCAACCATACACCTGTGGTGATGTTTACTGCAAAACGCAAAGCCATTGGAAGAGGTTGGTTAATGCAAGCAACGCGTTTAGCGCCTTTTAATGAAGATGCCACGATCGCAGCAGCTGAACTGAACACCGCCATCGAGAATGCTGTCTTGATTGCTCCCGAACAATTTATTTGGTCATATAACCGCTACAAACATCCAATAGGCGCAGAATTACCGCCGAGCACATAA
- a CDS encoding lipid A biosynthesis acyltransferase, with protein sequence MNWLSNLFNFLALSLLRLFAFLPYSVTIYVGYGLGWLAAHIPNSRSKVVKTNLRLCFPNLNEKEIDALALEHWKLFGRSVLERSRIWLGSGKQITDIVTIESAITLGDRKPRLLINPHFVGLEGGFMALSVMASQRDWPKGAGLYQKMKNPFFNQKMIEWRNRFGGKSIERQSRLRDLIREIQTGNFIFIAPDIDLGPRDSVFVPFFGIQANTITSVSRLARLSGAEVCLMTTTLNKDRKGYTCHISEPLPNFPSDDVEKDTARLNQYIEELVRERPAEYYWVHKRFKHRPPGEPSLYD encoded by the coding sequence ATGAATTGGCTTTCAAACCTTTTTAATTTTTTAGCGCTCAGCCTATTGCGCTTATTTGCCTTTCTTCCATACAGCGTCACCATCTACGTCGGGTATGGTCTTGGTTGGCTTGCTGCCCACATTCCTAATAGTCGCTCTAAAGTAGTCAAAACCAATTTACGCCTGTGTTTTCCTAATCTCAATGAAAAAGAAATTGATGCACTCGCGCTAGAGCACTGGAAATTATTCGGTCGTAGCGTTTTAGAAAGAAGTCGAATTTGGCTTGGAAGCGGAAAACAAATCACCGATATTGTGACGATTGAATCTGCCATCACGCTGGGCGACCGCAAGCCACGACTCCTCATCAATCCACACTTTGTTGGCCTTGAAGGTGGCTTCATGGCGCTATCTGTAATGGCAAGTCAGCGTGACTGGCCTAAAGGGGCCGGGCTGTATCAAAAAATGAAGAACCCCTTCTTTAATCAAAAAATGATTGAATGGAGAAATCGATTTGGTGGCAAATCGATCGAGAGACAGAGCCGCTTACGCGACCTGATCCGAGAAATCCAAACGGGAAACTTTATTTTCATAGCGCCTGATATCGACTTAGGCCCGCGTGATTCGGTATTTGTACCCTTCTTTGGAATTCAGGCGAATACTATTACTTCTGTATCACGCTTGGCTAGGTTAAGTGGTGCTGAGGTTTGTTTAATGACCACAACACTAAATAAAGATCGCAAGGGATACACTTGTCATATTAGTGAGCCTCTGCCGAATTTTCCTAGTGATGATGTTGAAAAAGATACCGCTCGCCTCAATCAATATATTGAGGAGCTTGTTCGAGAAAGGCCGGCAGAGTACTATTGGGTTCATAAACGCTTTAAGCATCGCCCTCCTGGCGAACCAAGCCTTTACGATTAA